The following are encoded together in the Candidatus Tumulicola sp. genome:
- the rsmI gene encoding 16S rRNA (cytidine(1402)-2'-O)-methyltransferase: MPLIVVPTPLGNLRDITLRALDTLRDAELIVAEDTRVARKLLSALDLPAKPCWSYREQNARSVTDGILQRARDGVVALTTDAGMPGVSDPGTELIAAARGAGVDVEVLPGPSAALGVAVLSGFPLDRFSFEGFAARTARDRSAGFLRALCSGVTSIWYESPRRIRATLESLDTIAPVTRMFLVREYTKLHEQQVLGTPSEVAAALPEPVRGEIAFALAPGTFPAIDDESGAGHARLDDAIDVLLAAGERTNDIAKELAARGLGTRGDVYDRVVERKRGKGAAATGERPAR; the protein is encoded by the coding sequence GTGCCGCTAATCGTGGTTCCGACGCCGCTCGGCAATTTGCGCGACATTACGCTGCGCGCGCTCGATACGTTGCGCGACGCCGAACTGATCGTCGCCGAAGATACGCGGGTGGCGCGTAAACTGCTCTCGGCGCTAGATCTGCCGGCGAAACCGTGCTGGAGCTATCGCGAACAAAATGCGCGCTCGGTAACCGACGGCATCCTGCAGCGCGCGCGGGACGGCGTGGTGGCGCTCACGACCGACGCCGGGATGCCCGGCGTTTCCGATCCCGGCACCGAGCTGATCGCCGCAGCGCGCGGAGCGGGCGTCGACGTCGAGGTGTTGCCCGGCCCCAGCGCCGCGCTCGGGGTTGCGGTATTGAGCGGCTTTCCGCTGGACCGATTCTCCTTCGAAGGTTTTGCGGCTCGAACGGCGCGCGACCGTAGCGCCGGCTTTTTGCGGGCCCTGTGCTCGGGCGTCACGTCGATTTGGTACGAGTCGCCGCGTCGCATCCGTGCGACACTCGAATCGCTGGATACCATCGCGCCCGTCACCCGCATGTTCTTAGTACGCGAATATACAAAACTGCACGAGCAACAGGTCCTCGGAACGCCGTCCGAAGTGGCAGCCGCGTTACCGGAGCCGGTCCGAGGCGAGATCGCATTCGCGTTGGCGCCCGGCACGTTTCCGGCGATCGACGATGAATCCGGCGCCGGCCACGCGCGGCTCGACGACGCAATCGATGTGCTGTTGGCGGCCGGCGAGCGTACCAACGACATCGCCAAAGAACTCGCGGCGCGCGGCCTCGGCACGCGCGGCGACGTATACGATCGCGTGGTGGAACGTAAACGCGGCAAGGGAGCCGCGGCAACCGGCGAAAGGCCTGCGCGATGA
- the ubiE gene encoding bifunctional demethylmenaquinone methyltransferase/2-methoxy-6-polyprenyl-1,4-benzoquinol methylase UbiE: MTSSQIERANGDKGAFVRAMFARIAPRYDTTNRVLTAGLDERWRRRAIAVLAPRPHDRIADLCCGTGDLVFNLLKHDATLAVTGVDFCEPMLDRARERAATVRSNAVFIEGDVMALPFEDASVDGATMGFSLRNVEDVDRVLHEVLRVLRPGARFVNLDVSKAPNPLMKRAFDAYFYGIVPIVGGLVGGSRQAYAYLPNSLTHHPNARQLRDRFAAAGFASAGFVPLMGGTIAIHHGIKP, encoded by the coding sequence ATGACTTCGAGCCAGATCGAGCGCGCAAACGGCGACAAGGGAGCATTCGTACGAGCGATGTTTGCCCGTATTGCTCCCCGCTATGACACCACGAACCGAGTGCTGACCGCCGGACTCGACGAGCGCTGGCGCCGGCGTGCCATTGCCGTACTCGCCCCGCGGCCGCACGATCGCATCGCCGACTTGTGCTGCGGCACCGGCGACCTCGTCTTCAATTTATTGAAGCACGACGCCACGCTGGCGGTAACGGGCGTAGATTTTTGCGAGCCGATGTTAGACCGGGCCCGGGAGCGCGCGGCGACGGTTCGCTCGAACGCCGTATTCATCGAAGGCGACGTCATGGCGCTGCCGTTCGAGGATGCGTCGGTCGACGGGGCCACCATGGGGTTCAGCCTGCGCAACGTCGAGGACGTGGATCGCGTGCTACACGAGGTACTGCGCGTGCTGCGGCCCGGCGCGCGATTCGTGAATCTCGACGTGAGTAAAGCGCCCAATCCTCTTATGAAGCGTGCGTTCGACGCGTACTTCTACGGCATCGTTCCGATCGTCGGCGGTCTGGTGGGCGGCTCGCGCCAAGCGTACGCCTATCTGCCGAACTCCTTGACGCATCATCCGAATGCAAGGCAGTTACGCGACCGCTTCGCGGCCGCCGGGTTCGCGAGCGCAGGCTTCGTTCCGTTGATGGGTGGTACGATCGCGATCCACCACGGAATCAAACCGTGA
- a CDS encoding TatD family hydrolase, which produces MIDTHCHLHDKRFDDDRAVAIAHARELGVDRMITVGCDVEDSRRALATAREYDLFASAGVHPHEAEDVAADYLQTLNEFARDERVVAIGETGLDYYYNHSPREDQIRVLREQIGLARERKLPLIFHQRDAFDDFLGVLRDEFPGLRGVVHCFTGDAEQAEMLVREFDVKLGIGGVLTFKNAQPLRDAVVRVGLDAVVLETDAPYLAPVPMRGKRNEPAFVPYVARTLSELFGIDIAEVEEITGRNAAALFSI; this is translated from the coding sequence ATGATCGACACGCATTGTCATCTGCACGACAAGCGCTTCGACGACGATCGCGCGGTTGCAATCGCGCACGCGAGAGAACTCGGCGTCGACCGCATGATCACGGTAGGTTGCGATGTCGAAGACAGCCGGCGCGCGCTCGCAACCGCGCGTGAGTACGATCTTTTCGCCAGCGCCGGCGTGCATCCGCACGAAGCCGAGGATGTAGCAGCCGACTATTTGCAAACCTTGAACGAGTTCGCGCGTGACGAACGCGTCGTCGCCATCGGCGAAACCGGACTCGATTACTATTACAACCACAGTCCGCGCGAGGATCAGATTCGCGTGCTGCGCGAGCAGATCGGGCTCGCGCGCGAGCGGAAACTGCCGCTCATCTTTCATCAACGCGACGCGTTCGACGATTTTCTCGGCGTGCTACGCGATGAATTTCCGGGTCTTCGCGGCGTCGTGCATTGTTTCACGGGCGATGCCGAGCAGGCCGAAATGCTGGTGCGCGAGTTCGATGTAAAACTCGGAATCGGGGGCGTCTTGACGTTTAAGAACGCGCAGCCGTTGCGGGATGCAGTGGTACGCGTCGGACTCGACGCGGTCGTGCTCGAGACCGATGCACCGTATCTGGCACCGGTGCCGATGCGCGGAAAACGTAACGAACCGGCGTTCGTGCCGTACGTCGCGCGCACGCTGTCGGAACTCTTCGGCATCGATATCGCCGAGGTCGAGGAGATTACCGGCCGCAACGCCGCTGCGTTGTTTTCCATTTAA
- a CDS encoding DUF202 domain-containing protein, which translates to MQSDVRTADALANERTFLAYVRTALAFVAFGFVIAKFSLFAREFAVLVRIHPAHENVSTGFGTAMAIAGVAIALLGAFRYAATDRALKQGRIKPMSIVTGYAIAGLVAAIGAVVAMALLAYR; encoded by the coding sequence GTGCAAAGCGACGTGCGCACCGCCGACGCCCTCGCCAACGAACGAACGTTCCTCGCATACGTACGAACGGCGCTGGCGTTCGTTGCGTTCGGGTTCGTTATCGCGAAATTTTCGTTGTTCGCGCGCGAGTTTGCCGTACTGGTGCGCATCCATCCGGCGCACGAGAACGTCTCGACCGGCTTTGGAACCGCAATGGCCATCGCGGGGGTCGCGATTGCGCTACTCGGTGCGTTCCGGTACGCGGCGACCGATCGCGCGCTCAAGCAAGGCCGCATCAAACCGATGTCGATCGTAACCGGCTATGCGATCGCCGGCCTCGTCGCAGCGATCGGCGCGGTCGTCGCCATGGCGTTGCTGGCCTACCGCTAG
- a CDS encoding phospholipase D-like domain-containing protein gives MVRLSSGSAALASVGKGRDIAMIAYTLRSRPLLHALEDAARRGARVAVRLEGAPYGDPDGSFATYNHRLAIELRRSGASVRLNQPAAGDAPLHAKALAVDGELFLDDRNWARDDVIVRDDDAADSAAVRNAAAGRVPSDRTGFALHKRPALQLEARMLERARAGDRVRVETETFGSSNAVCRALDDLGKRGLHPQLLVERRPLASNARERATLQRLTKDGVEVRTTTDTEKFAMCGREAWIGSANASPAFGTPDEIDWGTCTRNGAIVSAVAERLETRWLDARALEPSGAR, from the coding sequence ATGGTGCGACTAAGTTCGGGCTCGGCCGCCCTCGCGTCGGTCGGCAAGGGCCGCGATATCGCGATGATCGCCTACACATTGCGGTCGCGGCCCTTGCTGCATGCGCTCGAAGACGCCGCCCGGCGAGGTGCGCGGGTTGCGGTACGCCTCGAAGGCGCACCCTATGGGGATCCCGACGGTTCGTTCGCTACCTATAACCATCGCCTAGCGATCGAGCTGCGCCGTAGCGGGGCGTCGGTTCGTTTAAATCAGCCGGCGGCCGGCGACGCCCCGCTGCACGCCAAAGCGCTGGCGGTCGACGGCGAGTTGTTTCTCGACGACCGGAACTGGGCGCGCGATGACGTGATCGTACGCGACGACGATGCGGCCGACTCGGCAGCTGTCCGAAACGCGGCGGCCGGCCGGGTGCCCTCGGACCGGACGGGATTCGCGCTGCACAAACGGCCGGCGCTGCAGTTGGAGGCTCGCATGTTGGAACGCGCTCGAGCCGGCGATCGCGTGAGGGTCGAAACGGAAACGTTCGGTAGTTCGAACGCCGTTTGCCGCGCGCTGGACGATCTCGGCAAACGCGGCCTGCATCCGCAGTTGCTCGTGGAACGCCGGCCGCTGGCTTCGAACGCCCGCGAGCGCGCGACGCTACAGCGCCTCACAAAGGACGGCGTCGAAGTGCGCACCACCACCGATACCGAGAAGTTTGCGATGTGCGGACGTGAAGCGTGGATCGGATCGGCCAACGCGTCGCCGGCCTTCGGAACGCCGGACGAGATCGACTGGGGTACATGCACCCGGAACGGCGCGATTGTGAGCGCGGTGGCCGAGCGACTCGAAACGCGCTGGCTCGATGCCCGTGCCCTGGAGCCGTCCGGCGCGCGTTAA
- the metG gene encoding methionine--tRNA ligase, with amino-acid sequence MSRAFYVTTPIYYISGNPHIGHAYTTIVADVLARMARTRGPARFLTGTDEHGQKVADAAAQAGKTPQEWCDELVPRWQALFAAYDVEYDDFIRTTQPRHERVVQAVFERMRANGDVYLGTYEGWYCVSDETFWPESKLRDGRCPTCGREVTRISEEDWFFRLSNYRDRLLAHFRDHPDWVRPRSVYNEMMALLEEGLDDLSITRKNLAWGIPVPGGGDDGVIYVWFDALLNYISAIGWSTDETMFSTYWPASVQLVGKEIARFHTLIWPALLWSIGEVAPDLVFAHGWITVDGQKMGKSLGNAVDPFALVETFGADSLRYFLLREAPFGSDFSYSEDKIAQRHNSDLGNDLGNLLHRTASMLQKYRDSVVPARPDVVNPLQERFAALPASFATHVLDLRFREALESAWELVTALNRSVDDGKPWLMFKEGRNEELDALLFDLWEGLRRLAMLLHPFMPSKSKEMWQRLGATGRIDGDWSSLGAWGSTGGARVSGGAPLFPRIDTSKPEELSDR; translated from the coding sequence ATGAGCCGCGCCTTTTACGTCACCACGCCGATTTATTATATTAGCGGCAATCCGCATATCGGCCACGCATACACGACGATCGTCGCCGACGTGCTAGCGCGGATGGCTCGCACTCGCGGCCCGGCTCGTTTTCTCACCGGCACCGACGAACACGGGCAAAAGGTCGCCGATGCCGCTGCCCAAGCCGGCAAAACGCCGCAAGAATGGTGCGACGAATTGGTGCCGCGCTGGCAGGCGCTGTTCGCCGCGTACGACGTTGAGTACGACGATTTTATTCGCACCACCCAACCGCGTCACGAACGGGTCGTACAAGCCGTGTTCGAACGCATGCGCGCCAACGGCGATGTCTACCTCGGGACGTATGAAGGCTGGTATTGCGTCTCAGACGAGACATTTTGGCCTGAATCGAAGTTGCGCGACGGGCGTTGCCCCACGTGCGGCCGCGAAGTCACGCGGATTTCCGAAGAAGATTGGTTTTTTCGACTTTCGAATTACCGCGACCGCCTGCTAGCGCACTTCCGCGATCATCCGGATTGGGTGCGTCCGCGCAGCGTCTACAACGAGATGATGGCGCTGCTCGAAGAGGGCCTCGACGATCTGTCGATCACGCGCAAGAATTTAGCTTGGGGGATTCCCGTTCCGGGCGGCGGCGACGACGGAGTGATCTACGTCTGGTTCGACGCATTGCTCAACTACATTTCGGCCATCGGATGGTCGACCGATGAAACGATGTTCTCCACCTACTGGCCGGCGTCGGTGCAACTGGTCGGAAAAGAAATCGCGCGCTTTCACACCTTGATCTGGCCGGCGTTGCTGTGGTCGATCGGCGAGGTGGCGCCCGATCTCGTATTCGCCCATGGCTGGATCACGGTAGACGGTCAAAAGATGGGCAAAAGCCTGGGCAATGCGGTGGATCCGTTCGCATTGGTCGAGACGTTTGGCGCCGATTCGCTGCGCTACTTCTTATTGCGCGAAGCGCCCTTCGGCAGCGATTTTTCATATTCGGAAGACAAGATCGCGCAACGCCACAACAGCGATCTCGGGAACGACCTTGGAAACCTGCTGCATCGCACTGCATCGATGCTGCAAAAATATCGCGATAGCGTGGTGCCGGCGCGGCCGGACGTTGTGAATCCGTTGCAAGAACGCTTCGCCGCGCTCCCGGCGAGCTTCGCAACGCACGTCCTGGACTTGCGCTTCCGCGAAGCACTTGAATCCGCGTGGGAATTGGTTACCGCATTGAACCGATCGGTCGACGACGGCAAACCTTGGCTGATGTTTAAAGAGGGCCGGAACGAGGAGCTGGACGCGTTGCTGTTCGACTTGTGGGAAGGCTTGCGGCGTCTGGCGATGCTGTTGCATCCGTTCATGCCATCCAAGTCCAAGGAGATGTGGCAACGCCTGGGCGCGACCGGACGGATCGACGGCGATTGGTCGTCGCTGGGCGCTTGGGGATCGACCGGCGGAGCCCGCGTTTCGGGGGGTGCGCCACTCTTTCCGCGCATCGACACGAGCAAACCCGAAGAACTGTCCGACAGATGA
- a CDS encoding aminopeptidase P family protein, which produces MTSPRSAPVARTGYDTDAPEALIDFMRDGWLERKAASTVHPQVDRLRERRAVLSRAFPATHLILPAGGERVRANDTNFRFRPATDFAYFTGGGEPGDLLVLEPDGTGHRSILFVRPHNRGTADFFTDRAHGELWVGRHRGVDESLPYYGVDECRPLHDAVSYLQGLDRSNARVRAIGGLDTTLDAAYAADDELATYCSEARLIKDEYEVAELRTACAITKRAFEDAIVAMRETASERAIEGAFWNRARIEANDVGYLTIAAAGDHACTLHWTRNNGVLQPGDLLLLDAGVECDSLYTADVTRTLPISGTFTPEQRQIYELVWEAQRQAMEAVAPGNDFLEPNRRAMAVLAQGLIDLGILRGSVDEVLDPQRQLYRRYTLHNVSHMLGMDVHDCAKARSENYRYGTLRQGMALTVEPGLYFQPDDATVPEGFRGIGVRIEDDVVVTSGGFENLSSVLPSRAGELEAWIAGIWSA; this is translated from the coding sequence ATGACCTCTCCGCGTTCAGCCCCCGTCGCTCGGACGGGCTACGACACCGACGCTCCGGAAGCGCTGATCGACTTCATGCGCGACGGCTGGCTCGAACGAAAGGCCGCTTCGACCGTCCATCCGCAAGTGGACCGTCTGCGAGAGCGACGCGCCGTGCTATCGCGCGCTTTTCCGGCCACGCACCTCATTCTGCCGGCGGGCGGTGAGCGGGTGCGGGCCAACGATACGAATTTCCGCTTCCGCCCGGCGACCGATTTTGCGTATTTCACCGGCGGCGGCGAACCCGGCGACCTGCTGGTGCTCGAGCCGGATGGTACCGGGCACCGATCCATCCTGTTCGTACGGCCGCATAATCGCGGCACCGCCGATTTCTTCACCGACCGCGCGCACGGCGAGCTCTGGGTGGGGCGGCATCGTGGGGTCGACGAGAGCCTTCCGTATTATGGCGTCGATGAGTGCCGGCCGCTTCACGACGCCGTTTCGTATCTACAGGGCCTGGACCGGTCGAACGCGCGGGTACGCGCGATCGGCGGTCTCGACACGACCCTGGATGCAGCCTATGCCGCGGACGACGAGCTGGCCACCTATTGTTCCGAGGCCCGGCTGATCAAGGACGAGTACGAGGTCGCCGAACTCCGCACGGCATGCGCCATCACGAAACGCGCCTTCGAGGACGCGATCGTTGCGATGCGCGAGACCGCGAGCGAACGCGCGATCGAAGGCGCGTTTTGGAATCGCGCGCGGATCGAAGCCAACGACGTCGGCTACTTGACGATAGCGGCCGCCGGAGATCACGCGTGCACGTTGCACTGGACGCGAAATAACGGCGTTCTGCAACCCGGCGACTTGCTGTTGCTCGACGCCGGCGTCGAGTGCGACTCGCTCTATACCGCCGACGTGACGCGCACGTTGCCGATCTCGGGAACGTTTACGCCCGAGCAGCGGCAGATCTATGAATTAGTGTGGGAAGCGCAGCGACAAGCGATGGAAGCGGTCGCGCCCGGTAACGATTTTCTCGAGCCGAACCGCCGCGCGATGGCGGTGTTGGCGCAGGGCTTGATCGATCTCGGCATTCTACGCGGATCGGTCGACGAGGTGTTGGATCCGCAACGTCAACTCTATCGCCGTTACACACTGCATAACGTCAGCCACATGCTCGGAATGGACGTGCACGACTGCGCAAAAGCGCGTTCCGAAAACTATCGCTACGGAACGCTGCGCCAGGGGATGGCGTTGACCGTCGAGCCGGGATTGTATTTCCAGCCCGACGACGCCACCGTCCCCGAAGGCTTTCGCGGCATCGGCGTGCGCATCGAGGACGATGTGGTCGTCACATCCGGCGGTTTCGAAAATCTGTCGTCGGTGCTGCCCTCGCGAGCCGGCGAACTAGAAGCCTGGATCGCCGGGATCTGGTCGGCGTGA
- a CDS encoding L-aspartate oxidase, with protein sequence MVVGAGIAGLMAALKLAPRGTTVLCKTRLGKGAATDWAQGGIAAAVGKDDSPHLHALDTQRAGAGISDKAIVDILTDDAPARIEELLELGATFDRDAEGELELGREAAHGRRRIVKSGGDATGHAILSTLIEAVLSHPSIDVVENVSALDLIADADRVYGVYGRDDASGEIVEYRAGAVILATGGIGRLYRFTTNPPQATGDGIAMAARAGALLADMEFVQFHPTALAIGRDPMPLVTEAVRGEGAVLVNDLGERFMLGRHADAELAPRDVVARAIFEQLHHGRTVGLDARRIGAAFPTKFPTVFAFCSEAGIDPRIENIPVAPAAHYHMGGIAVDEWGRASLARLWACGETSATGVHGANRLASNSLLEALVYGSRVATDILDAAPAPKGRPTSRAPKPPPRGTGVQAVSDLRNVMYSNVGLVRHERGLREALLRIGELKRSVSDPSDELRNLLVVGRLIAEAALARAESRGSHYRSDNPTSDEALAKRSFTRLRDAG encoded by the coding sequence TTGGTCGTCGGAGCCGGCATCGCCGGCTTGATGGCCGCGCTCAAACTCGCCCCGCGTGGAACCACCGTCCTGTGTAAAACGCGCCTGGGGAAAGGCGCGGCGACCGATTGGGCGCAAGGCGGCATCGCTGCAGCCGTCGGCAAAGACGACTCTCCCCACTTGCACGCACTCGACACGCAGCGTGCCGGCGCGGGAATCAGCGACAAGGCGATCGTCGACATTTTAACCGACGACGCACCCGCCCGCATCGAAGAACTGCTCGAACTAGGCGCCACGTTCGATCGCGACGCCGAGGGCGAACTCGAACTCGGCCGGGAAGCCGCGCACGGGCGCCGTCGTATCGTTAAATCGGGCGGCGACGCAACCGGCCACGCGATTCTCAGCACGCTGATCGAAGCGGTCCTCTCGCACCCGTCGATCGATGTCGTCGAAAACGTATCGGCGTTGGATTTGATCGCCGACGCCGACCGTGTATATGGCGTGTACGGTCGCGACGACGCGTCCGGCGAAATCGTCGAGTACCGCGCCGGCGCGGTCATTCTGGCAACCGGCGGTATCGGCCGGCTCTACCGGTTTACAACGAATCCGCCGCAAGCCACAGGCGACGGAATCGCGATGGCTGCTCGTGCCGGCGCACTGTTGGCCGATATGGAATTCGTCCAATTTCATCCGACTGCGCTTGCGATCGGACGCGACCCGATGCCGTTGGTGACCGAGGCGGTGCGCGGCGAAGGCGCCGTTCTCGTGAACGATCTCGGCGAACGATTTATGTTGGGGCGCCATGCCGACGCCGAACTCGCACCGCGTGACGTGGTCGCGCGAGCCATTTTCGAGCAGTTGCATCACGGACGAACCGTCGGACTGGACGCGCGCCGCATCGGCGCGGCGTTTCCCACGAAGTTTCCAACCGTGTTCGCGTTTTGCAGCGAGGCCGGCATCGATCCGCGCATCGAAAACATTCCGGTCGCTCCTGCGGCGCATTATCACATGGGCGGTATCGCCGTCGACGAGTGGGGCCGCGCAAGTTTGGCGCGACTCTGGGCGTGTGGCGAGACCAGCGCGACCGGCGTCCACGGAGCGAACCGTTTAGCGAGCAACTCGCTGCTCGAGGCGTTGGTCTATGGGTCGCGGGTCGCAACCGATATACTCGACGCGGCGCCCGCGCCCAAAGGTCGCCCGACATCGCGCGCACCGAAACCGCCGCCACGCGGAACCGGCGTACAGGCCGTTAGCGATCTGCGCAACGTCATGTATTCGAACGTCGGTCTCGTACGCCACGAACGCGGCTTACGTGAAGCGTTGTTACGCATTGGAGAGCTGAAGCGATCGGTTAGCGATCCCAGCGACGAGTTGCGCAATCTCTTGGTGGTCGGACGCTTGATCGCCGAAGCCGCATTAGCGCGTGCCGAAAGCCGCGGCAGCCACTATCGCAGCGACAATCCGACCTCCGATGAAGCGCTGGCAAAGCGTTCGTTTACGCGGTTACGCGATGCCGGTTAG
- the nadC gene encoding carboxylating nicotinate-nucleotide diphosphorylase → MKRWQSVRLRGYAMPVSVSAQFLEVVAEPVVRAALAEDLGRGGDVTTDAIVSPEVRARAVLAARRDGVVAGTSIALLAFRLLEPSIEWTIDVPDGERVTAGGAIAHVSGSARCILSGERVALNLLGRLCGIATATRSMVDAIAPARAQVADTRKTTPGLRALEKYAVRCGGGINHRFGLDDAVLIKDNHLALAGSIRDAVAAVRARIGHMMKVEVEVDSLEQLREALETPIDAVLLDNMPPDVLRRAVEMVAGRVLTEASGGVTLQSIATIARTGVDVISTGWITHSAPALDVGLDIEMSN, encoded by the coding sequence ATGAAGCGCTGGCAAAGCGTTCGTTTACGCGGTTACGCGATGCCGGTTAGCGTTTCGGCGCAATTTCTCGAGGTGGTCGCCGAGCCGGTCGTGCGAGCCGCGCTGGCCGAAGATCTCGGCCGCGGCGGCGACGTAACGACCGACGCCATCGTTTCGCCGGAGGTGCGGGCGCGCGCCGTGCTCGCGGCTCGGCGCGACGGCGTCGTCGCCGGAACGTCGATTGCATTGTTGGCCTTTCGTTTGCTCGAGCCGTCGATCGAATGGACGATCGACGTTCCCGATGGCGAACGCGTAACAGCCGGTGGAGCGATCGCGCACGTATCGGGGAGTGCGCGCTGCATATTGAGCGGCGAACGCGTCGCGCTCAACCTACTCGGGCGCCTTTGTGGAATTGCGACCGCGACGCGAAGCATGGTCGATGCGATCGCCCCCGCGCGGGCTCAGGTTGCCGATACGCGTAAAACGACGCCCGGTTTGCGCGCGTTGGAAAAATACGCCGTGCGTTGCGGCGGCGGCATCAATCATCGTTTCGGTCTCGACGACGCTGTGCTGATCAAAGACAACCATCTCGCGCTGGCCGGATCGATTCGCGATGCAGTCGCCGCGGTGCGTGCGCGCATCGGTCACATGATGAAGGTGGAAGTCGAAGTCGATTCGCTCGAACAGTTGCGCGAAGCACTTGAAACGCCGATCGACGCCGTGCTGCTCGACAACATGCCGCCGGACGTGCTGCGGCGTGCGGTCGAGATGGTCGCCGGGCGCGTTTTGACCGAAGCCAGCGGCGGTGTCACGCTGCAATCGATCGCCACGATCGCTCGCACCGGCGTCGACGTCATCAGCACCGGCTGGATAACGCACAGCGCGCCGGCACTGGACGTCGGCCTCGATATCGAAATGTCAAACTAA
- a CDS encoding polyprenyl synthetase family protein, with product MSDALFSPALDANDNDDLRGLVEHFFASRFSTDNAIVTEAVKRMLAAGGKRIRPRITLLAAAACGGRPAEHLSLAAYMELIHVATLVHDDVVDNASTRRGVNATAVDYGNRVSVLAGDYLFAWIFKNVTAGYPHPIPHVLSATLADICDGEVLQLQALGNLSLTSNEYVEIARKKTASLFAASAQCGAVTVGASDEQTTALHAFGEYLGIAFQMRDDVLDMTADERSLGKPVGNDLAERKVTIPLIDALARSGGDFRAVVRRFYEGDSPDAIPAIVAGIREFGIDATRRRIAGYVEKARAALEPIAASPAKHELSKLADALSGAPGESNG from the coding sequence GTGAGCGACGCCCTCTTTTCTCCGGCGCTCGACGCCAACGACAACGACGATCTGCGCGGCCTGGTCGAGCATTTCTTCGCCTCGCGATTCTCGACCGACAACGCCATCGTTACCGAAGCCGTCAAACGCATGCTGGCGGCCGGCGGAAAACGCATCCGCCCGCGGATCACGCTGCTCGCGGCGGCTGCCTGCGGCGGACGTCCGGCCGAACATCTTTCGTTAGCGGCGTACATGGAGCTGATCCACGTCGCCACGTTAGTACACGACGATGTGGTCGACAACGCGAGCACCCGTCGCGGCGTCAACGCCACCGCGGTCGATTACGGCAATCGCGTGAGCGTACTCGCCGGCGATTATCTGTTCGCCTGGATTTTCAAGAACGTCACGGCCGGTTATCCGCACCCGATCCCGCACGTACTGTCGGCCACGCTGGCGGATATTTGCGACGGCGAAGTGTTACAGCTACAGGCGCTCGGCAATCTCAGTCTCACATCCAACGAGTACGTCGAAATCGCTCGCAAGAAAACGGCCTCGCTGTTCGCGGCGTCGGCACAGTGCGGCGCGGTGACCGTTGGAGCGTCCGACGAACAAACGACGGCGCTACACGCCTTCGGCGAATATCTCGGCATCGCGTTTCAGATGCGTGACGACGTTCTGGATATGACCGCCGACGAACGCTCGCTGGGCAAGCCGGTCGGAAACGACCTAGCCGAACGAAAGGTAACGATTCCATTAATTGACGCGCTGGCGCGTAGCGGCGGCGACTTTCGAGCCGTAGTGCGGCGTTTCTACGAGGGGGACAGCCCGGACGCGATTCCGGCGATCGTAGCCGGCATTAGAGAATTCGGCATCGACGCGACGCGCCGCCGAATCGCCGGGTACGTAGAGAAAGCCCGGGCCGCGCTGGAGCCGATTGCAGCGAGCCCGGCGAAACACGAACTGTCGAAACTTGCCGATGCGCTGTCCGGCGCACCCGGCGAATCGAATGGATAA